A genomic window from Armatimonadota bacterium includes:
- a CDS encoding ABC transporter permease produces the protein MPSSTPASASEPVRAAVRPASPRYEEVRRAYRLWRRSLLSVVGTVLVGLIMAVALFAPWIAPYDPLAQDFSVRLQPPSRAHWFGTDQFGRDIFSRVVFGSRIALEIILIVSAISGGVGALVGWIAGYFGGRTDEILMRITDMFLAFPSLVLAMAFAAALGPSLPNMILAISLVTWTPYARLARGETLRTKAQDFVEAARAMGASDLRIIFRHVLPMTVSVLIVQLTLRMGTIILTAAGLGFLGLGAQPPTPEWGAMVSDGRNYLVDQWWMSTLPGSAIAAAVLGFNLLGDGIRDILDPRLRR, from the coding sequence ATGCCTTCCTCGACCCCCGCATCCGCCTCTGAGCCCGTCCGGGCGGCCGTGCGGCCCGCCTCGCCCCGATACGAGGAGGTGCGCCGCGCCTACCGCCTGTGGCGCCGCAGCCTCCTGTCCGTCGTGGGCACCGTGCTGGTGGGCCTGATCATGGCCGTGGCGCTCTTCGCGCCGTGGATTGCCCCCTACGACCCGCTGGCTCAGGACTTTTCCGTCCGACTGCAGCCTCCCAGCCGCGCGCACTGGTTCGGGACCGATCAGTTCGGCCGGGATATCTTCAGCCGCGTCGTCTTCGGCTCCCGGATCGCGCTGGAGATCATCCTGATCGTCTCGGCGATCAGCGGCGGGGTGGGAGCGCTGGTGGGGTGGATCGCCGGCTATTTTGGCGGGCGGACGGACGAAATCCTCATGCGGATTACCGACATGTTCCTGGCCTTCCCCAGCCTCGTCCTGGCCATGGCCTTCGCCGCCGCGCTGGGCCCGAGCCTGCCGAACATGATCCTGGCCATCTCCCTGGTCACCTGGACCCCGTACGCCCGGCTGGCGCGCGGGGAGACGCTGCGCACGAAGGCCCAGGATTTCGTCGAGGCGGCCCGGGCGATGGGAGCCAGCGACCTGCGGATCATCTTCCGGCACGTCCTGCCCATGACGGTGTCGGTCCTCATCGTTCAGCTGACGCTGCGGATGGGAACGATCATCCTCACCGCCGCCGGCCTGGGATTTCTGGGATTGGGGGCGCAGCCGCCGACCCCGGAGTGGGGGGCCATGGTCAGCGACGGACGCAACTACCTGGTCGATCAGTGGTGGATGTCCACCCTGCCCGGGTCGGCGATCGCCGCGGCGGTGCTCGGCTTCAACCTGCTGGGGGACGGCATTCGGGACATTCTGGATCCGCGGCTCCGGCGCTAG
- a CDS encoding DUF362 domain-containing protein, whose amino-acid sequence MKLTRRRLLSAAAAAGGAAALRRLALPLPAVQAAAHAAPGTARVALVKTSGHRDGVLRALRLLPPLSLRDRSVVIKPNLNSSDPFPGSTHNETLQTLLELCRAAGARDIVVADRSGMGNTATVIRQKGIDTLAGSLGARVVALDALPPTQWLPKTIPGGHWRRGVLYPALLERADVLIQTCCLKTHRFGGHFTLSLKNSVGMVAKVGPDGYDYMQELHGSPLQRTLIAEINVLYRPAVVVLDGIEAFVEGGPEVGRLARPEVVLAGSDRVAIDAVGVALLRIHGATGPVARGPIFAQDQIRRAVELGLGAPSPEAIELVTDSAEGEAVIRAVRTELGRA is encoded by the coding sequence ATGAAGCTTACACGGCGGCGATTGCTCTCCGCGGCCGCGGCCGCCGGCGGGGCCGCAGCCCTGCGCCGTCTTGCCCTTCCGCTGCCCGCCGTGCAGGCGGCTGCGCACGCGGCACCGGGGACGGCCCGGGTGGCGCTGGTCAAGACCTCCGGTCATCGGGATGGCGTGCTGCGCGCCCTGCGCCTGCTGCCGCCGTTGAGCCTCCGGGACCGGTCCGTCGTGATCAAGCCGAATCTGAACAGCAGCGATCCGTTCCCCGGCTCCACCCACAACGAGACGCTGCAGACCCTGCTCGAGCTGTGCCGGGCCGCGGGAGCGCGCGACATCGTGGTGGCCGACCGGAGCGGCATGGGGAACACCGCCACCGTGATCCGGCAGAAGGGAATCGACACGCTGGCCGGATCGCTTGGCGCGCGCGTGGTGGCGCTGGACGCGCTCCCTCCTACGCAATGGCTTCCCAAGACGATCCCGGGCGGGCACTGGCGCAGGGGAGTCCTGTACCCGGCGCTGCTGGAGCGGGCGGACGTCCTCATCCAGACCTGCTGCCTGAAAACGCACCGCTTCGGCGGGCACTTCACCCTCTCCCTGAAGAACTCCGTCGGGATGGTGGCCAAGGTCGGGCCCGACGGCTACGATTACATGCAGGAGTTGCACGGCTCTCCGCTGCAGCGGACGCTGATCGCCGAGATCAATGTGCTCTACCGCCCCGCGGTGGTCGTGCTGGACGGCATCGAGGCCTTCGTGGAAGGCGGGCCGGAGGTCGGGCGGCTGGCGCGGCCGGAAGTCGTCCTGGCGGGGAGCGACCGCGTGGCGATCGACGCCGTGGGGGTGGCGCTGTTGCGAATACACGGCGCGACCGGACCGGTCGCCAGAGGACCGATCTTCGCCCAGGACCAGATTCGACGGGCCGTGGAGCTCGGCCTCGGTGCGCCCTCGCCGGAGGCCATCGAGCTCGTGACCGACAGCGCCGAGGGCGAGGCCGTCATCCGGGCGGTGCGCACCGAGTTGGGCCGCGCCTGA
- a CDS encoding LLM class F420-dependent oxidoreductase has product MRYGVVFPQTEIGTDPGAIRAFAQAAENLGYHHILIYDHVLGARPRGGEWLGYTADDMFHEIFVLLGFLAAVTTRLELTTGILILPQRQTALVAKQAAEVDVLSGGRLRLGIGVGWNYVEYEALGERFEERGRKVEEQITVLRELWTKPLVNFTGRYHRIVDAGLNPLPVQRPIPIWMGGESDAVIRRIARMGDGWILGGTLRSPHARHPQVPGGYAAMVARLRAFQREAGRPPDAVGLERRVAYSAGPEKWASTLEEWRRLGGTHLCLSTMNAGLASPDGHIEAMRAFREALPRARADGG; this is encoded by the coding sequence ATGCGGTACGGCGTCGTCTTCCCTCAGACCGAGATCGGCACCGACCCCGGGGCGATCCGCGCCTTCGCCCAGGCCGCGGAGAACCTAGGCTACCACCACATCCTCATCTATGACCACGTCCTGGGCGCCAGGCCGCGGGGCGGGGAGTGGCTGGGCTACACCGCCGACGATATGTTCCACGAGATCTTTGTGCTCCTGGGATTCCTGGCCGCAGTCACGACGCGCCTGGAACTGACCACGGGCATCCTCATCCTCCCCCAGCGCCAGACCGCGCTCGTCGCCAAGCAGGCCGCCGAGGTCGACGTCCTGAGCGGCGGCCGCCTGCGTCTGGGCATCGGCGTGGGCTGGAACTACGTCGAGTACGAGGCCCTGGGCGAACGCTTTGAGGAGCGGGGCCGGAAGGTCGAGGAGCAGATCACCGTCCTGCGCGAACTGTGGACGAAGCCGCTCGTGAACTTCACGGGACGCTACCACCGCATCGTGGACGCCGGGTTGAATCCGCTGCCGGTGCAACGGCCGATTCCGATCTGGATGGGCGGAGAGAGCGACGCGGTGATACGCCGGATCGCCCGGATGGGCGACGGGTGGATCCTGGGCGGGACGCTGCGCTCTCCCCATGCGCGTCACCCCCAGGTACCGGGTGGGTACGCGGCAATGGTCGCGCGGCTGCGCGCGTTCCAGCGGGAAGCCGGGCGCCCGCCGGACGCGGTGGGGCTGGAACGCCGCGTGGCGTACTCGGCCGGCCCGGAGAAGTGGGCGAGCACCCTCGAGGAGTGGCGTCGGCTCGGAGGGACGCACCTCTGCCTGAGCACCATGAACGCCGGCCTCGCTTCCCCCGACGGTCACATCGAGGCGATGCGGGCCTTCCGCGAGGCTCTGCCTCGCGCCCGGGCCGATGGCGGATAG
- the chrA gene encoding chromate efflux transporter, protein MNSRLGEVAALFLRLGATAFGGPAAHMAMMREEVVRRRQWLSDQEFLDLIGASNLIPGPNSTEMAIHVGYRRAGPAGLIVAGVCFIVPAMLIVLALAWVYVRYGARPEATRLLYGVKPVIIAIVAQALLGLGRTAVKSRFLAALAVTVLALYFLGINEIVLLAGGGMLAVAAARRVRSEAALLLAMAPAYAASAAIAPSAPASLVRMFAIFLKIGAVLYGSGYVLLAFLRSDFVVRLGWLTERQLLDAVAVGQFTPGPVFTTATFIGYLLGGAGGALLATAGIFLPAFVFVAISHPFIARLRRSEAAGAALDGVNAASLALMAGVTFQLGRTALVDVWTVAAALAAWLLLARGRIDSSWLVLGGGILGLLLR, encoded by the coding sequence ATGAACTCTCGCCTCGGCGAGGTCGCCGCGCTCTTCCTGCGCCTGGGCGCCACGGCCTTCGGTGGGCCGGCCGCGCACATGGCGATGATGCGCGAGGAAGTCGTCCGCCGCCGGCAGTGGCTCTCCGACCAGGAGTTCCTGGACCTGATCGGCGCCAGCAACCTGATCCCCGGCCCGAACTCCACCGAGATGGCGATCCACGTGGGCTACAGGCGCGCCGGGCCCGCGGGCCTGATCGTCGCCGGCGTCTGTTTCATCGTCCCGGCGATGCTGATCGTCCTGGCCCTGGCCTGGGTCTACGTCAGGTATGGTGCCAGGCCCGAAGCGACCCGGCTGCTGTACGGCGTCAAGCCGGTGATCATCGCCATCGTCGCGCAGGCGCTGCTCGGTCTGGGCCGTACGGCGGTCAAGAGCCGCTTCCTCGCCGCCCTCGCCGTGACCGTGCTGGCGCTGTACTTCCTGGGGATCAACGAGATCGTGCTGCTCGCCGGCGGCGGTATGCTCGCGGTGGCCGCCGCCCGGCGGGTGCGCTCCGAAGCGGCGCTGCTGCTGGCGATGGCGCCGGCCTATGCCGCCTCCGCGGCGATTGCGCCGTCAGCACCGGCGAGCCTGGTGCGGATGTTCGCGATCTTCCTGAAGATCGGGGCGGTGCTCTACGGGAGCGGATACGTCTTGCTGGCCTTCCTGCGCTCGGACTTCGTCGTGCGTCTGGGCTGGCTCACTGAACGGCAGCTCCTGGACGCCGTGGCCGTCGGCCAGTTCACGCCCGGCCCGGTCTTCACCACCGCCACCTTCATCGGGTACCTTCTCGGCGGGGCGGGCGGAGCGTTGCTCGCCACGGCCGGCATCTTCCTGCCGGCGTTTGTCTTCGTGGCGATCAGCCACCCCTTCATCGCGCGCCTGCGGCGGTCGGAGGCGGCCGGCGCGGCGCTGGACGGCGTCAACGCCGCCTCGCTGGCGTTGATGGCCGGCGTGACGTTCCAGCTGGGGCGGACGGCGCTGGTGGATGTGTGGACGGTGGCCGCGGCGCTCGCGGCGTGGCTACTGCTGGCCCGCGGGCGCATCGACTCCAGCTGGCTGGTCCTCGGCGGAGGAATACTCGGACTGCTGCTCCGCTGA